One part of the Pannonibacter sp. XCT-53 genome encodes these proteins:
- a CDS encoding class I fructose-bisphosphate aldolase has protein sequence MRVSNKARMNRLFRNGGCLDVAIDHGVCNEPSFLVGLEDMAGVMDTLIKAGPDAIQCAYGQADLLQRRPDRDKPALVMRIDMGNPYNAQRHRVMWSMLQNRHEPIIGALEMDAACVVVNLFMLPDEPELFRQCVENISRVRADCQKYGMPLMIEPLVMLPNDVRGGYQVDGDVEKIVPLVRLASEMGADIIKADPTDNPDDFHRVIEAARVPVLVRGGGKEDLKVVLAKSAALMRQGAQGMVYGRNIYQHANPKAVVAALMAIIHQGADGEEAWDVYNRG, from the coding sequence ATGCGTGTGAGCAACAAGGCCCGGATGAACCGGCTGTTCCGCAACGGTGGCTGTCTGGATGTTGCCATTGATCACGGCGTCTGCAACGAGCCGTCCTTCCTCGTCGGCCTTGAAGACATGGCCGGCGTCATGGACACCCTGATCAAGGCGGGCCCGGATGCCATCCAGTGCGCCTACGGTCAGGCCGACCTCCTGCAACGCCGTCCGGACCGCGACAAGCCGGCCCTCGTCATGCGCATCGACATGGGCAATCCCTACAATGCGCAGCGCCACCGCGTCATGTGGTCCATGCTGCAGAACCGGCACGAGCCGATCATCGGCGCGCTCGAGATGGACGCGGCCTGCGTCGTGGTGAACCTGTTCATGCTGCCGGACGAGCCGGAGCTGTTCCGCCAGTGCGTCGAGAACATTTCCCGCGTCCGGGCCGATTGCCAGAAGTACGGCATGCCGCTCATGATCGAGCCGCTGGTGATGCTGCCCAATGACGTGCGCGGCGGCTATCAGGTGGATGGCGACGTGGAGAAGATCGTGCCGCTCGTCCGTCTGGCCAGCGAAATGGGAGCGGACATCATCAAGGCGGACCCGACCGACAATCCGGACGATTTCCACCGTGTCATCGAGGCGGCCCGCGTGCCGGTGCTGGTGCGTGGCGGTGGCAAGGAAGACCTGAAGGTGGTGCTGGCGAAGTCGGCCGCACTGATGCGCCAGGGCGCGCAGGGCATGGTCTATGGCCGCAACATCTACCAGCATGCCAACCCGAAAGCCGTCGTTGCGGCGCTGATGGCGATCATCCATCAGGGCGCGGACGGCGAGGAAGCCTGGGATGTCTACAACCGTGGCTGA
- a CDS encoding glycerol-3-phosphate dehydrogenase/oxidase: MSVQRQVLLSRIRADGAFDVLVVGGGINGLGVYRELALQGLRVLLVERNDFCSGCSAAPSRMIHGGLRYLENGEFDLVRESLAERDALLRNAPHLVRPLPTTIPISSRFSGLFNAAKTFLGGKGKPSARGALPIRIGLTLYDLVTRERRLLPTHTFRSARATFARWPALLPSLKCSATYYDAWISHPERLGLELVLDTAAVSAGSIALNYAELSASGDGFLVTDHETGEVLGVKASAVVNATGAWLDRAVSQLAAPDPRRKPLVGGTKGSHLILGNAALREALGGHMIYFENSDGRVCIVFPYLGNVLAGSTDLRVDKPERTRCEPEERDYILGSLARIFPGIPLSPEDILFSYSGIRPLPVSDQDFTGRISRGHFTHRIAGAAGVPPQFCMVGGKWTTFRAFAEQTADQVLAELGHRRRRDTRDLAIGGGAGCPLQEGRLAGSLQAECNLEAARAAHLAGTYGTRAKDFLRFAAGRSDDTPLADGVALTAAEIVWLLQGEHVLHLSDLVLRRTALAITGTISGALIEAIGAIMARERGWPAARTTRECEALRQELATYHGVSAETLDQRSLRRTKECV; the protein is encoded by the coding sequence ATGTCTGTGCAACGGCAGGTACTCCTGAGCCGGATCCGTGCGGATGGAGCCTTCGACGTGCTCGTCGTCGGCGGCGGCATCAACGGCCTCGGTGTCTACCGGGAACTGGCGCTCCAGGGCCTCCGGGTTCTGCTGGTCGAGCGCAACGACTTCTGCTCCGGCTGCAGCGCGGCTCCGTCACGGATGATCCACGGCGGCCTGCGTTACCTGGAGAACGGCGAGTTCGATCTCGTCAGGGAGTCGCTTGCGGAGCGGGATGCCCTGCTGCGCAATGCGCCGCATCTGGTGCGGCCACTGCCCACGACCATTCCGATCTCCAGCCGCTTCTCCGGCCTGTTCAATGCGGCGAAGACCTTTCTCGGCGGCAAGGGCAAGCCGTCCGCCCGTGGCGCCCTGCCGATCAGGATCGGCCTGACGCTCTATGATCTGGTCACGCGAGAGCGGCGGCTCTTGCCGACCCACACCTTCCGCTCGGCCCGCGCGACCTTCGCCCGGTGGCCTGCGCTGCTGCCCTCGCTGAAATGCTCCGCCACCTACTACGACGCCTGGATCTCGCATCCGGAGCGCCTCGGCCTTGAGCTCGTCCTCGACACGGCCGCTGTCTCGGCGGGCTCGATCGCGCTGAACTATGCCGAGCTGTCCGCGTCCGGAGACGGTTTTCTCGTCACCGACCACGAGACCGGCGAGGTGCTCGGCGTCAAGGCGAGCGCAGTCGTCAATGCCACCGGCGCCTGGCTCGACCGGGCGGTCAGCCAGCTCGCGGCTCCCGATCCCCGGCGCAAGCCGCTGGTCGGCGGCACCAAGGGCTCGCATCTGATCCTCGGCAATGCGGCGCTGCGCGAGGCGCTCGGCGGCCACATGATCTACTTCGAGAACAGCGACGGCCGCGTCTGCATCGTCTTTCCCTATCTCGGCAACGTGCTGGCGGGCTCGACCGACCTGCGCGTCGACAAGCCCGAGCGCACGCGCTGCGAGCCGGAGGAGCGCGACTACATCCTGGGCTCGCTCGCCCGCATCTTTCCCGGCATCCCCCTGTCGCCGGAGGACATCCTCTTTTCCTACAGCGGCATCCGTCCGCTGCCGGTCAGCGACCAGGACTTCACCGGGCGCATCTCGCGCGGGCATTTCACGCATCGCATCGCCGGGGCTGCGGGCGTGCCACCCCAGTTCTGCATGGTCGGCGGCAAGTGGACGACCTTCCGCGCCTTCGCCGAACAGACGGCAGACCAGGTGCTGGCGGAGCTCGGCCATCGCCGGCGCCGCGACACCCGGGACCTTGCCATCGGCGGGGGGGCAGGGTGTCCGCTGCAGGAGGGCCGGCTCGCCGGCTCGCTGCAGGCCGAGTGCAACCTCGAGGCTGCCCGTGCCGCCCATCTCGCCGGGACCTATGGCACCCGGGCGAAGGACTTCCTGCGCTTTGCCGCCGGGCGGTCCGATGACACGCCGCTGGCCGATGGGGTGGCCCTGACCGCTGCCGAGATCGTCTGGCTGCTGCAGGGCGAACATGTGTTGCATCTGTCGGATCTCGTCCTGCGCCGCACTGCGCTCGCCATCACGGGCACGATCTCCGGCGCGCTGATCGAGGCCATCGGCGCGATCATGGCGCGCGAGCGCGGCTGGCCGGCCGCCCGGACAACACGGGAATGCGAGGCCCTGCGGCAGGAACTCGCCACCTATCACGGCGTCAGCGCCGAAACACTTGACCAGAGATCCCTGAGGAGGACCAAGGAATGCGTGTGA
- a CDS encoding sugar ABC transporter ATP-binding protein, whose product MTNDVILRISRVTKSFGAIRALRGVDFELRRGEIHALAGENGAGKSTLMNIIDGILQPDSGEILLDGKPVRIASPTEAQELGIGFVHQEIALCPDVSVAENIFMAVTNTSRRFLMDYRDLQRRAREILSDLTRDIDPATLVGDLSISNQQLVEIAKALTLDCRVLILDEPTAALTEKEAQALFTIMHRLADRGIAIIYISHRMVEIFDHCDRVSVLRDGQSICTYNVAEVGPRDVVNAMVGRVLDQLYPDKQTEAERSDERVLQVSNLGDGKRFHDISFELRRGEILGFAGLIGSGRSEIVKGICRLDGAASGTVTLCGQQLGLRHYQDSIAAGMVYLSEDRKGDGVFLDMSIASNVSALAVDQVANGFGIIDRRREDDQAGTLGRRLNLKCGSLAHPVSSLSGGNQQKVAIAKMLSVNPRVIFLDEPTRGVDVGAKAEIHRILRDLARAGVGIVVISSELPELIGVSDRVLVIREGRISGEVTGADMTEENIMHLASVHERETVTA is encoded by the coding sequence ATGACCAACGACGTGATCCTGCGGATATCCCGCGTCACCAAATCCTTCGGCGCCATCCGGGCGCTGCGCGGGGTCGACTTCGAGCTGCGGCGCGGCGAGATCCATGCGCTGGCCGGCGAGAACGGCGCGGGCAAGTCCACCCTGATGAACATCATCGACGGCATCCTGCAGCCGGACAGCGGCGAGATCCTGCTCGATGGCAAGCCGGTGCGCATCGCCTCGCCGACCGAGGCCCAGGAGCTGGGCATCGGCTTCGTGCACCAGGAAATCGCCCTGTGTCCCGACGTGTCGGTGGCCGAGAACATCTTCATGGCGGTCACCAACACCAGCCGCCGCTTCCTGATGGACTACCGCGACCTGCAGCGGCGGGCGCGCGAGATCCTCTCCGACCTGACCCGCGACATCGACCCGGCCACGCTCGTCGGCGACCTGTCCATTTCCAACCAGCAGCTTGTCGAGATCGCCAAGGCGCTGACGCTCGACTGCCGCGTGCTCATCCTCGACGAGCCGACGGCCGCGCTGACGGAAAAGGAGGCGCAGGCCCTCTTCACGATCATGCACCGGCTGGCCGACCGCGGCATTGCCATCATCTACATCTCGCACCGCATGGTGGAGATCTTCGACCATTGCGACCGGGTCTCCGTGCTGCGCGACGGCCAGTCGATCTGCACCTACAACGTGGCCGAGGTCGGCCCGCGCGATGTGGTCAACGCCATGGTCGGACGCGTTCTCGACCAGCTCTATCCGGACAAGCAGACCGAGGCCGAGCGCTCCGACGAGCGGGTGCTCCAGGTCAGCAATCTCGGGGACGGCAAGCGCTTCCACGACATTTCCTTCGAGCTGCGCCGCGGCGAGATCCTCGGTTTTGCCGGGCTCATCGGCTCCGGCCGCAGCGAGATCGTCAAGGGCATCTGCCGCCTCGACGGCGCGGCCAGCGGGACCGTGACCCTGTGCGGCCAGCAACTTGGTCTGCGCCATTATCAGGACAGCATCGCCGCCGGCATGGTCTACCTGTCGGAGGACCGCAAGGGCGACGGCGTCTTCCTCGACATGTCCATCGCCAGCAACGTCTCGGCGCTGGCCGTCGACCAGGTGGCCAACGGCTTCGGGATCATCGACCGCCGCCGCGAGGACGACCAGGCCGGGACGCTCGGGCGCCGCCTCAATCTCAAGTGCGGCAGCCTTGCGCATCCGGTCTCGTCGCTGTCCGGCGGCAACCAGCAGAAGGTGGCGATCGCCAAGATGCTGTCGGTCAACCCGCGGGTGATCTTCCTCGACGAGCCGACCCGGGGCGTCGATGTGGGCGCCAAGGCGGAGATCCACCGGATCCTGCGCGATCTCGCCCGGGCAGGCGTCGGCATCGTCGTCATCTCCTCGGAGCTGCCCGAGCTGATCGGCGTCAGCGACCGGGTCCTCGTCATCCGCGAGGGACGCATCAGCGGCGAAGTGACCGGCGCCGACATGACGGAAGAAAACATCATGCACCTGGCATCGGTGCATGAACGGGAAACAGTGACCGCCTGA
- a CDS encoding ABC transporter permease, which produces MEMATPATAAPAVHPLMKLLRMRETGLILIILAMFVVMSFASPYFLTWVNLRAMVMAFAVEGIVVVGMTILLISGGIDLSVGSVTALAMVVAGWLFLQGVDPWVASAMAIGLATACGAFMGFFTTRVGLHHFIVSLAVMVIARGICLLFTGGRPLGLYSLPPEFKFIGQGSIGPVPLVIIIFVAVVLVSDFMLRRTVMFRKVFYTGSNEKAAAYSGIRTKRVVFLTTTLCSALCGVAGVIYMARFGSAQPTFGIGMELNVIAAAVIGGASLKGGSGTIFGAILGAMLLSVVSSSLALLDVSVYWQDIIRGTILLTAVTIDHYLGKNRK; this is translated from the coding sequence ATGGAAATGGCCACTCCGGCCACCGCCGCGCCGGCGGTTCACCCGCTGATGAAGCTCCTGCGCATGCGCGAGACGGGGCTCATCCTGATCATCCTGGCGATGTTCGTCGTGATGTCCTTCGCCTCGCCCTACTTTCTCACCTGGGTCAACCTCCGCGCCATGGTGATGGCCTTTGCGGTGGAGGGCATCGTCGTCGTCGGCATGACGATCCTGCTGATTTCCGGCGGCATCGACCTCTCGGTCGGCTCGGTCACGGCGCTGGCGATGGTCGTTGCCGGCTGGCTGTTCCTGCAAGGGGTCGATCCCTGGGTGGCCTCCGCCATGGCCATTGGCCTGGCAACGGCCTGCGGCGCCTTCATGGGCTTCTTCACGACCCGGGTCGGTCTGCACCACTTCATCGTCTCGCTGGCGGTGATGGTGATCGCCCGCGGCATCTGCCTTCTCTTCACCGGCGGCCGTCCGCTTGGTCTCTATTCCCTGCCGCCCGAGTTCAAGTTCATCGGGCAGGGCAGCATCGGCCCGGTCCCGCTGGTCATCATCATCTTCGTTGCGGTCGTGCTCGTGTCCGACTTCATGCTCCGGCGCACGGTGATGTTCCGCAAGGTGTTCTACACCGGCTCCAACGAGAAGGCCGCCGCCTATTCCGGCATCCGCACCAAGCGCGTGGTGTTCCTGACAACCACCCTGTGCTCGGCGCTGTGCGGTGTTGCCGGTGTCATCTACATGGCCCGCTTCGGCTCGGCGCAGCCCACCTTCGGCATCGGCATGGAGCTGAATGTCATTGCCGCGGCCGTCATCGGCGGAGCGAGCCTCAAGGGCGGCTCGGGCACCATCTTCGGTGCCATCCTGGGGGCGATGCTGCTGTCGGTCGTCTCCAGCTCGCTGGCGCTGCTCGATGTCTCGGTCTACTGGCAGGACATCATCCGCGGCACCATTCTCCTCACGGCGGTCACGATCGACCACTATCTGGGCAAGAACCGCAAGTAA
- a CDS encoding GMC family oxidoreductase, producing the protein MTQAEALGGSFDYIIVGAGTAGCVLANRLTEDGKSRVLLLEAGGSDNYHWIHIPVGYLYCIGNPRTDWMMRTASEPGLNGRSLAYPRGKVLGGCTSVNGMIYMRGQAADYDHWRQLGNPGWAWEDVLPYFLKSEDHHAGRTDLHGSGGEWKVSRQRLTWDILKAVQQGAAEFGIHPREDFNDGSNEGTGFFEVNQTKGVRWNTAKGFLRPALKRSTLTLITHAEVERLLLDGTRVTGLRFRHKGRAHVVQAGREVILAAGAINTPKVLELSGIGDPDVLRPLGIPVTHAAPGVGKNLQDHLQIRTVFKVHGARTLNTLANSLVGKAWIGLQYLAARSGPMSMAPSQFGMFTRSDPSLETPDLEYHVQPLSTDKLGDPLHPFPAITVSVCNLRPDSVGTCHIATADPARQPDIRLNYLSTANDRDVAVRSIRQARQIMSAKALAPYRPEELLPGPGIDSDDEILSAAGNIATTIFHPVGTCRMGTDPAAVVDPKLRFNGLSGLRIVDASIMPKIVSGNTASPVVMIAEKAADMIRGR; encoded by the coding sequence ATGACCCAGGCCGAGGCCCTTGGCGGCTCCTTTGACTACATCATCGTCGGTGCAGGCACGGCGGGCTGCGTTCTCGCCAACCGTCTCACCGAGGACGGCAAGAGCCGTGTCCTCCTGCTCGAGGCCGGCGGCTCGGACAATTACCACTGGATCCACATCCCGGTCGGATACCTCTATTGCATCGGCAACCCGCGCACCGACTGGATGATGCGCACGGCGTCCGAGCCCGGCCTCAACGGCCGCAGCCTCGCCTATCCGCGCGGCAAGGTTCTGGGCGGCTGCACCTCCGTAAACGGCATGATCTACATGCGCGGCCAGGCGGCCGACTATGACCACTGGCGGCAGCTCGGAAATCCCGGCTGGGCCTGGGAGGACGTGCTGCCCTATTTCCTCAAGTCCGAGGACCATCACGCCGGCCGGACCGACCTGCACGGGTCCGGCGGCGAATGGAAGGTCTCGCGCCAGCGGCTCACCTGGGACATCCTCAAGGCGGTCCAGCAGGGCGCTGCCGAATTCGGCATCCATCCGCGCGAGGATTTCAACGACGGTTCCAACGAGGGCACCGGCTTCTTCGAGGTCAACCAAACCAAGGGCGTGCGCTGGAACACGGCCAAGGGCTTCCTGCGCCCGGCGCTGAAGCGCAGCACTCTCACCCTCATCACCCACGCCGAGGTCGAGCGCCTGCTGCTGGACGGCACCCGCGTCACCGGCCTTCGCTTCCGCCACAAGGGCAGGGCGCATGTCGTGCAGGCCGGGCGCGAGGTCATCCTCGCGGCTGGCGCCATCAACACGCCCAAGGTGCTGGAACTCTCCGGCATCGGCGATCCGGACGTGCTTCGCCCGCTCGGCATCCCCGTCACCCATGCCGCCCCCGGCGTCGGCAAGAACCTGCAGGATCATCTGCAGATCCGCACCGTGTTCAAGGTCCATGGCGCGCGCACGCTCAACACGCTCGCCAACAGCCTCGTCGGCAAGGCCTGGATCGGGCTGCAGTATCTTGCCGCGCGCAGCGGACCGATGAGCATGGCGCCGAGCCAGTTCGGCATGTTCACCCGCTCCGATCCGTCGCTGGAAACGCCGGATCTCGAGTATCACGTGCAGCCGCTGTCCACCGACAAGCTCGGCGATCCGCTGCATCCCTTCCCGGCCATCACGGTGTCGGTCTGCAACCTCAGGCCCGACAGCGTCGGCACCTGCCATATCGCAACCGCCGACCCGGCCCGCCAGCCCGACATCCGGCTCAACTATCTCTCCACCGCCAATGACCGGGACGTGGCCGTGCGCTCGATCCGCCAGGCCCGGCAGATCATGTCGGCCAAGGCGCTTGCCCCTTACCGCCCCGAAGAACTGCTGCCGGGGCCGGGCATCGACAGCGACGACGAGATCCTCTCCGCCGCCGGCAACATCGCCACCACCATCTTCCATCCCGTCGGCACCTGCCGCATGGGCACGGATCCGGCCGCCGTCGTCGACCCGAAACTGCGCTTCAACGGCCTCTCCGGCCTGCGCATCGTCGACGCCTCGATCATGCCGAAGATCGTCTCTGGCAACACCGCCTCCCCGGTCGTCATGATCGCCGAAAAAGCCGCGGACATGATCCGGGGGCGGTGA
- a CDS encoding aldo/keto reductase: protein MSREMLTRPIGRSGIEASAIGLGTWAIGGWMWGGTDEAAAIEAITVSLDEGVTLIDTAPAYGQGLAEEIVGKALKGRRDKAVIATKCGLVWHTRKGNHFFDYDGKPVHRYLGRDAIVHEVEQSLTRLGTDYIDLYITHWQDPTTPIAETMAALEDLKSQGKIRAIGASNTSVAEAEAYVAAGQLDALQEEYSMVKRDIETSLLPLCLDHNVAMLSYSSLALGLLSGSVGPDRVFTGDDLRKDNPRFSQANRVKVAELMREIGPIAEAHAATRAQVVIAWTLSQPGITFSLCGARNAAQARENAAAGRIRLSAQEIVTIGKAVERHLVGLDA, encoded by the coding sequence ATGTCGCGTGAAATGCTGACGCGCCCGATCGGCCGCTCCGGCATCGAGGCTTCGGCCATCGGTCTCGGCACCTGGGCCATCGGCGGCTGGATGTGGGGCGGCACCGACGAGGCCGCGGCCATCGAGGCCATCACCGTCTCGCTCGACGAGGGCGTCACCCTCATCGACACGGCTCCGGCCTACGGTCAGGGCCTCGCCGAGGAGATCGTCGGCAAGGCGCTGAAGGGCCGCCGCGACAAGGCCGTGATCGCCACCAAATGCGGCCTCGTCTGGCACACCCGGAAGGGCAACCACTTCTTCGACTATGACGGCAAGCCGGTGCATCGCTACCTCGGCCGCGACGCCATCGTCCACGAGGTCGAGCAGAGCCTGACGCGGCTCGGCACCGACTATATCGACCTCTACATCACCCACTGGCAGGACCCGACCACGCCCATCGCCGAGACGATGGCGGCGCTGGAGGACCTGAAGAGCCAGGGCAAGATCCGGGCAATCGGTGCCAGCAACACATCGGTTGCCGAGGCGGAGGCCTATGTCGCGGCCGGGCAGCTCGATGCGCTGCAGGAAGAGTACAGCATGGTCAAGCGCGACATCGAGACGTCGCTGCTGCCGCTGTGCCTCGACCACAACGTCGCCATGCTGAGCTACTCGTCGCTGGCGCTCGGCCTTCTGAGCGGCAGCGTCGGTCCGGACCGCGTCTTCACCGGAGATGACCTGCGCAAGGACAATCCGCGCTTCTCGCAGGCCAACCGCGTCAAGGTGGCCGAGCTGATGCGCGAGATCGGACCGATTGCCGAAGCGCACGCGGCAACCAGGGCCCAGGTCGTCATTGCCTGGACGCTCAGCCAGCCCGGCATCACCTTCTCGCTCTGCGGCGCGCGCAACGCCGCCCAGGCGCGAGAGAATGCCGCCGCCGGCCGCATCCGTCTCTCCGCGCAGGAGATCGTGACCATCGGCAAGGCCGTCGAACGACATCTGGTCGGCCTCGACGCCTGA
- a CDS encoding sugar-binding transcriptional regulator has translation MAERNLDFELARQIHTVLVLHFLEGLKQFEIAQKLNMSTSKVNRLITQGHKLGMVKISIESPFARLTELEAQLVGGTALETAVVAPTVSGNAETTLKQVGLAAANLLLESLRDGDVLAITGGKAVSAVVDNLSPEREMNVTVVPLTGGVQGKYYTDVNHLVTRMAERLGGKAMLVHAPLFAESRTQRDMVKNMAPIKEVFDLARSASVALTGIGSVEPRGSSYYDLNPVPESDRKMLVGLGVAAEFMAHLVGETGVIADYELNSRLVALSPSEISSCRKVIGVAAGLQKVRPVQAVLNGKFLNSLVMDEEAVTALLAEMGRMKHVA, from the coding sequence ATGGCTGAGCGCAACCTCGACTTTGAACTGGCCCGGCAGATCCACACCGTGCTCGTGCTGCATTTCCTCGAAGGCCTGAAACAGTTCGAGATCGCGCAGAAACTCAACATGTCCACCTCCAAGGTGAACCGGCTGATCACCCAGGGCCACAAGCTCGGCATGGTCAAGATCAGCATCGAGAGCCCCTTTGCGCGGCTCACGGAGCTGGAGGCCCAGCTGGTCGGCGGCACCGCGCTCGAGACCGCCGTGGTGGCGCCCACGGTGTCGGGCAATGCCGAGACCACGCTGAAGCAGGTCGGGCTGGCGGCTGCCAACCTGCTGCTTGAAAGCCTGCGGGACGGCGACGTCCTGGCCATCACCGGCGGCAAGGCCGTGAGCGCGGTCGTCGACAACCTCAGCCCCGAGCGCGAGATGAACGTGACGGTCGTGCCACTCACCGGCGGCGTGCAGGGCAAGTACTACACCGACGTCAACCATCTGGTGACGCGGATGGCCGAACGCCTCGGCGGCAAGGCCATGCTGGTGCATGCGCCGCTGTTTGCCGAAAGCCGGACGCAGCGCGACATGGTCAAGAACATGGCGCCGATCAAGGAGGTCTTCGATCTTGCCCGCAGCGCCAGCGTGGCGCTGACCGGCATCGGTTCGGTCGAGCCGCGCGGGTCGAGCTACTACGACCTCAATCCGGTGCCGGAATCGGATCGCAAGATGCTGGTCGGCCTCGGGGTTGCCGCGGAATTCATGGCCCATCTCGTTGGCGAGACGGGCGTCATTGCCGACTATGAGCTGAACTCCCGGCTGGTGGCCCTGTCCCCGTCGGAGATCAGCTCCTGCCGCAAGGTCATCGGCGTGGCCGCCGGCCTGCAGAAGGTGCGGCCCGTGCAGGCGGTGCTGAACGGCAAGTTCCTCAATTCACTGGTCATGGACGAGGAGGCCGTGACGGCCCTGCTCGCGGAAATGGGAAGGATGAAGCATGTCGCGTGA
- a CDS encoding FGGY-family carbohydrate kinase: MSTTVAEAATYLLGLDAGNTVIKAVLFDLEGRQIAMHAIDGTSSIPAPGHAERDLNELWATAQVAIRKTIETAGIDPRRIAAIGCAGHGNGLYLVDAAGAPVVGIQSLDTRAASLSASLSAANGDALHRLCLQKPWPSQTPVLLAWIRQHRPELYARAATLMLCKDFINFRLTGERTSDISDMSGCGLLRLPEAAYDRDLLALYGLDDAEGLLPRLVDPAAVAGRVTAEAAAVTGLAEGTPVVGGYFDVVSSALGSGVVNAGEASIIAGTWSINQVFSAAPVVDDSVFMVTAFGPGRFINIESSATSAANLEWYVRSFVERGHHHDDPFGHCNDLIAAVTPAEDDPLFLPFLYGSGQGASYRAGFFGLAGWHGEGHVLRALFEGVMFEHRRHIEVLREAGVRFGSAVLSGGGSRSPVWPQMFADGLGVPLTVAEARETGALGAAIGAGVGAGVFATYEDGVAAMTRPKASFTPDPAMSAHYDRRYQRFQALVAALKPFWTAP; this comes from the coding sequence ATGTCTACAACCGTGGCTGAGGCGGCGACCTATCTTCTGGGCCTTGATGCCGGCAACACGGTCATCAAGGCCGTGCTGTTCGATCTGGAAGGACGCCAGATCGCCATGCACGCGATCGACGGCACCTCGTCGATCCCGGCGCCCGGCCATGCCGAGCGCGATCTGAACGAACTCTGGGCCACGGCCCAGGTCGCGATCCGCAAGACCATCGAGACGGCGGGGATCGATCCCCGCCGCATCGCCGCCATCGGCTGCGCCGGTCACGGCAACGGGCTCTATCTGGTCGACGCGGCCGGCGCGCCTGTTGTCGGCATCCAGTCGCTTGACACCCGGGCGGCTAGCCTGTCGGCGAGCCTGTCTGCTGCCAACGGCGATGCGCTGCACCGGCTCTGCCTGCAGAAGCCCTGGCCGTCGCAGACCCCGGTCCTGCTGGCCTGGATCAGGCAGCACCGGCCGGAGCTCTACGCCCGCGCAGCGACGCTGATGCTGTGCAAGGACTTCATCAACTTCCGCCTCACGGGGGAGCGCACCAGCGACATTTCCGACATGTCGGGCTGCGGCCTCCTGCGCCTGCCGGAGGCGGCCTACGATCGCGATCTCCTGGCGCTCTACGGGCTGGACGACGCGGAGGGCCTGCTGCCGCGCCTGGTCGATCCGGCTGCGGTTGCCGGCCGCGTGACGGCGGAAGCTGCCGCGGTCACGGGCCTTGCCGAAGGCACGCCCGTGGTGGGTGGCTACTTCGACGTGGTCTCCAGCGCGCTCGGCTCCGGCGTCGTCAATGCCGGCGAGGCATCGATCATCGCCGGCACCTGGTCGATCAACCAGGTCTTCTCGGCTGCGCCCGTGGTTGATGACAGTGTCTTCATGGTCACCGCTTTTGGTCCGGGCCGCTTCATCAACATCGAGTCCAGCGCCACTTCGGCCGCCAATCTCGAATGGTACGTGCGCAGCTTCGTCGAACGCGGCCACCACCATGACGATCCCTTTGGCCACTGCAACGACCTGATCGCCGCCGTCACGCCGGCGGAAGACGATCCGCTGTTCCTGCCGTTCCTTTATGGCTCCGGCCAGGGGGCAAGCTACCGCGCCGGCTTCTTCGGCCTTGCCGGCTGGCATGGCGAGGGGCATGTGCTCCGCGCCCTGTTCGAGGGCGTGATGTTCGAGCATCGTCGCCACATCGAGGTGCTGCGCGAGGCCGGCGTCCGCTTCGGATCCGCCGTCCTCTCGGGCGGTGGCTCGCGCAGTCCCGTCTGGCCGCAGATGTTTGCCGACGGGCTCGGCGTGCCGCTGACCGTGGCCGAGGCCCGCGAGACCGGGGCCCTTGGCGCGGCCATCGGCGCCGGCGTCGGGGCCGGGGTCTTTGCCACCTACGAGGACGGCGTTGCGGCCATGACCCGGCCGAAGGCCAGCTTCACGCCCGATCCGGCCATGTCGGCCCATTACGACCGCCGCTATCAGCGGTTCCAGGCGCTGGTCGCAGCCCTGAAACCGTTCTGGACGGCACCCTGA